The proteins below are encoded in one region of Takifugu rubripes chromosome 1, fTakRub1.2, whole genome shotgun sequence:
- the mybpc2b gene encoding myosin binding protein Cb isoform X4 has translation MPEPVPKAKPEGGDEFPADGGATESDGDEPTELTGLFVEKPPENVVAVSGTDVCFIAKVDSTTLTRKPTMKWLKGKWMDLGSKAGKHMQFKETYDRNTKIYTYEMKIIKVVPGDAGGYRCEVTSKDKCDSSTFEITVEAAQQDTKADILSAFKRADAGEDEGDLDFSALLKATKKNKKPQKEEPEIDVWELLKSAHPSEYEKIAFQYGITDLRGMLKRLKKMKVVEPKHSEAFLKRLESCYSVDKGKKIVLKCEVVDPNIQVKWLKNGQEIKPSAKYVMEANGNVRTLTINRTSLADDAAYECVVEDDKCFTEVFVKEPPVTITKLMDDYHVVVGERVEFEVEVSEEGAHVMWFFEDEELQKDKDSKYRFKKDGKKHTLIIQEATLNDIGMYHAWTNGGHTKGELEVEEKQLEVLQDIADLTVKATEQAMFKCEVSDDKVTGKWLKDGVEVLPSNRIKMTHIGRFHRLIIDDVTPEDAGDYTFIPDGYALSLSAKLNFLEIKIDYVPRQDPPKIHLDTTGNMVSQNTIIVVAGNKLRLDVEITGEPAPTVVWSKGDKPITNNEGRVRVETKKDLSCFIIEGAEREDEGNYTIIVTNPAGEDKAVLFVKIVDVPDPPEHVKCTSVGEDTATIVWDAPKFDGGAPLKGYLMERKKKGSSRWTKLNFDVFESTTYEAKRMIEGVLYEMRVFAVNSIGMSPPSLTSKPFMPIAPTSEPMRLTVHDVTDSTCTLKWLTPEKIGAGGLDGYVIEYCKEGDTEWVVANNELCERQGYVVRGLPVGEKVNFRVVAVNIAGRSPPAVMSQPVTIREIMEHPKIRLPRELRTKYIKRVGEKINLTIPFQGKPRPVATWYKDGQPIDPKTINVRNSNVDSILFIRSAEREHSGKYELVLQIENMEDRATIEIRVIEKPGPPRKVRVTDVWGFNAALEWEPPTDDGNSEITGYTIQKADMKTKEWFTVYEHNRRPNCTASDLIIGNEYVFRVYSENLCGLSDDATQSKNTAVIAKIDKVGKQIPYKEMDMACMPKFTQPLVDRTVVAGYSTAISCAVKGFPRPKIVWMKNKMIIGEDPKYLMQNNQGVLTLNIRKPSPFDGGKYSCMAVNDLGKDVVECKLDVRVAIAEGDKK, from the exons ATGCCTGAGCCGGTCCCTAAAG CTAAACCAGAGGGGGGAG ATGAGTTCCCAGCAGACGGAG GTGCAACAGAAAGTGATGGGGATG AGCCGACTGAGCTCACTGGGCTCTTTGTGGAGAAGCCTCCAGAAAATGTAGTAGCTGTTTCAG GAACCGATGTCTGCTTCATAGCCAAGGTGGACTCAACCACCCTGACCAGAAAACCCACCATGAAGTGGCTGAAGGGGAAGTGGATGGACCTTGGCAGCAAGGCTGGGAAGCACATGCAGTTTAAAGAAACATatgacagaaacacaaag ATCTACACATACGAAATGAAGATCATCAAAGTGGTCCCTGGGGATGCTGGTGGATACAGGTGCGAGGTGACATCCAAGGACAAGTGTGACAGCTCCACCTTTGAGATCACTGTTGAGG CTGCACAGCAGGACACAAAGGCCGATATTCTGTCTGCGTTCAAGAGAGC TGATGCTGGGGAGGATGAAGGAGATCTGGATTTCAGTGCTCTGCTGAAGGCAACAAAGAA GAACAAGAAGCCTCAGAAGGAAGAACCCGAGATAGATGTGTGGGAACTGCTTAAGAGTGCCCACCCAAGCGAGTATGAGAAAATCGCCTTTCAGTATGGCATCACCGACCTGAGGGGCATGCTGAAGCGTCTGAAAAAGATGAAGGTCGTCGAGCCCAAGCACAGCGAGG CTTTCCTGAAGAGGCTGGAATCCTGCTACTCAGTGGACAAGGGCAAAAAAATTGTCCTGAAGTGTGAAGTAGTCGATCCTAACATCCAGGTTAAATGGCTGAAGAATGGACAGGAGATCAAACCCTCTGCTAA GTACGTCATGGAGGCAAATGGAAATGTCAGAACACTCACCATCAACAGGACCAGCCTGGCTGATGACGCTGCCTATGAGTGTGTGGTTGAAGATGACAAGTGTTTCACTGAGGTCTTTGTCAAAG AGCCCCCTGTGACCATCACCAAGCTAATGGATGACTACCACGTGGTGGTTGGAGAGAGAGTGGAGTTTGAGGTGGAGGTGTCTGAGGAGGGTGCCCATGTCATGTG GTTCTTTGAGGATGAAGAGCTTCAGAAAGATAAAGACTCAAAGTACCGCTTCAAGAAAGATGggaagaaacacacactgatCATCCAGGAAGCCACACTGAATGACATTGGAATGTACCATGCTTGGACAAATGGAGGGCACACCAAAGGAGAGCTGGAAGTAGAGG AGAAACAGCTGGAGGTGCTACAGGACATTGCTGATCTGACAGTCAAGGCAACAGAACAAGCGATGTTCAAATGCGAGGTGTCTGATGACAAGGTCACAGGAAAGTGGTTAAAAGATGGAGTGGAGGTCCTGCCCAGCAATCGCATCAAAATGACTCACATTGGAAG ATTCCATCGGCTGATTATTGATGATGTGACGCCAGAGGATGCTGGAGACTACACCTTTATTCCTGATGGATATGCTCTGTCACTTTCTGCCAAACTCAACTTCCTTG AAATAAAGATAGACTATGTGCCTAGACAAG ATCCCCCAAAAATCCATCTGGACACCACTGGAAACATGGTGTCACAGAACACCATCATTGTGGTGGCAGGCAACAAACTCCGTCTGGATGTGGAGATCACAGGAGAGCCGGCGCCCACTGTTGTCTGGTCCAAAGGGGATAAA CCTATTACCAACAACGAAGGTCGTGTAAGAGTGGAGACAAAGAAAGACCTGAGCTGCTTCATCATCGAAGGTGCAGAAAGGGAAGACGAGGGCAATTACACCATTATTGTCACCAACCCTGCTGGGGAGGACAAGGCTGTGCTCTTTGTGAAGATCGTGG ATGTGCCTGATCCGCCCGAGCACGTCAAATGCACATCTGTGGGAGAGGACACTGCCACCATTGTGTGGGATGCTCCCAAGTTTGATGGCGGGGCACCACTCAAAG GCTATCTcatggagagaaagaagaaaggcTCCTCCAGATGGACTAAGCTCAACTTTGATGTTTTTGAATCAACGACGTATGAGGCCAAGAGGATGATTGAAGGAGTCCTGTATGAGATGAGGGTGTTTGCTGTCAACAGCATTGGCATGTCTCCGCCCAGTCTCACCTCCAAACCCTTCATGCCTATTG CCCCGACGAGTGAACCAATGCGCCTGACAGTGCATGATGTGACAGACAGCACATGCACCCTGAAGTGGCTGACTCCAGAGAAGATCGGAGCTGGAGGCCTGGATGGTTACGTCATTGAATACTGCAAGGAAGGAG ACACTGAGTGGGTGGTGGCAAACAATGAGCTTTGCGAGAGGCAGGGATATGTGGTGCGTGGCCTGCCCGTGGGAGAGAAGGTCAACTTCAGGGTAGTGGCAGTAAACATTGCTGGACGCAGCCCTCCTGCCGTGATGTCACAGCCTGTCACCATCCGTGAGATCATGG AACACCCAAAGATCCGCCTCCCACGTGAGCTCCGGACAAAGTACATCAAGAGAGTAGGAGAGAAGATCAACCTGACCATCCCCTTCCAG GGTAAGCCACGCCCTGTTGCAACCTGGTACAAGGATGGTCAACCCATTGACCCCAAGACGATCAACGTGCGCAACTCCAACGTGGACAGCATCCTCTTCATCCGCTCAGCAGAGAGAGAGCACTCCGGCAAGTATGAGCTGGTGCTACAGATCGAGAACATGGAGGACAGAGCCACCATTGAAATCAGGGTTATCG AAAAACCGGGACCTCCTCGAAAAGTGAGGGTGACAGACGTGTGGGGCTTCAACGCAGCACTGGAGTGGGAACCCCCCACCGATGATGGCAACTCTGAGATTACAGGATACACCATTCAGAAAGCAGACATGAAGACTAAG GAGTGGTTCACTGTTTACGAGCACAACAGACGACCAAACTGCACAGCATCTGATCTGATCATCGGCAACGAGTATGTGTTCCGGGTTTACAGTGAAAACCTGTGTGGCCTGAGCGACGATGCAACTCAAAGCAAGAACACAGCTGTTATTGCCAAAATAG ACAAGGTGGGGAAGCAAATTCCTTACAAGGAGATGGACATGGCCTGTATGCCTAAGTTTACTCAACCCCTGGTGGACAGAACGGTGGTAGCGGGTTACAGCACTGCCATCAGCTGTGCCGTCAAAGGCTTTCCCAGG CCCAAGATTGTctggatgaaaaacaaaatgatcATTGGAGAGGATCCAAAGTACTTGATGCAGAACAACCAGGGCGTGCTGACCCTAAACATTCGCAAGCCAAGCCCCTTTGACGGAGGGAAATACTCCTGCATGGCTGTCAACGACCTGGGCAAAGATGTGGTCGAGTGCAAGCTGGATGTCCGAG TTGCAATTGCAGAAGGAGACAAGAAGTAA
- the mybpc2b gene encoding myosin binding protein Cb isoform X1 yields MPEPVPKAKPEGGAPEEPADADEFPADGGATESDGDEPTELTGLFVEKPPENVVAVSGTDVCFIAKVDSTTLTRKPTMKWLKGKWMDLGSKAGKHMQFKETYDRNTKIYTYEMKIIKVVPGDAGGYRCEVTSKDKCDSSTFEITVEAAQQDTKADILSAFKRADAGEDEGDLDFSALLKATKKNKKPQKEEPEIDVWELLKSAHPSEYEKIAFQYGITDLRGMLKRLKKMKVVEPKHSEAFLKRLESCYSVDKGKKIVLKCEVVDPNIQVKWLKNGQEIKPSAKYVMEANGNVRTLTINRTSLADDAAYECVVEDDKCFTEVFVKEPPVTITKLMDDYHVVVGERVEFEVEVSEEGAHVMWFFEDEELQKDKDSKYRFKKDGKKHTLIIQEATLNDIGMYHAWTNGGHTKGELEVEEKQLEVLQDIADLTVKATEQAMFKCEVSDDKVTGKWLKDGVEVLPSNRIKMTHIGRFHRLIIDDVTPEDAGDYTFIPDGYALSLSAKLNFLEIKIDYVPRQDPPKIHLDTTGNMVSQNTIIVVAGNKLRLDVEITGEPAPTVVWSKGDKPITNNEGRVRVETKKDLSCFIIEGAEREDEGNYTIIVTNPAGEDKAVLFVKIVDVPDPPEHVKCTSVGEDTATIVWDAPKFDGGAPLKGYLMERKKKGSSRWTKLNFDVFESTTYEAKRMIEGVLYEMRVFAVNSIGMSPPSLTSKPFMPIAPTSEPMRLTVHDVTDSTCTLKWLTPEKIGAGGLDGYVIEYCKEGDTEWVVANNELCERQGYVVRGLPVGEKVNFRVVAVNIAGRSPPAVMSQPVTIREIMEHPKIRLPRELRTKYIKRVGEKINLTIPFQGKPRPVATWYKDGQPIDPKTINVRNSNVDSILFIRSAEREHSGKYELVLQIENMEDRATIEIRVIEKPGPPRKVRVTDVWGFNAALEWEPPTDDGNSEITGYTIQKADMKTKEWFTVYEHNRRPNCTASDLIIGNEYVFRVYSENLCGLSDDATQSKNTAVIAKIDKVGKQIPYKEMDMACMPKFTQPLVDRTVVAGYSTAISCAVKGFPRPKIVWMKNKMIIGEDPKYLMQNNQGVLTLNIRKPSPFDGGKYSCMAVNDLGKDVVECKLDVRVAIAEGDKK; encoded by the exons ATGCCTGAGCCGGTCCCTAAAG CTAAACCAGAGGGGGGAG CTCCAGAGGAGCCAGCTGATGCCG ATGAGTTCCCAGCAGACGGAG GTGCAACAGAAAGTGATGGGGATG AGCCGACTGAGCTCACTGGGCTCTTTGTGGAGAAGCCTCCAGAAAATGTAGTAGCTGTTTCAG GAACCGATGTCTGCTTCATAGCCAAGGTGGACTCAACCACCCTGACCAGAAAACCCACCATGAAGTGGCTGAAGGGGAAGTGGATGGACCTTGGCAGCAAGGCTGGGAAGCACATGCAGTTTAAAGAAACATatgacagaaacacaaag ATCTACACATACGAAATGAAGATCATCAAAGTGGTCCCTGGGGATGCTGGTGGATACAGGTGCGAGGTGACATCCAAGGACAAGTGTGACAGCTCCACCTTTGAGATCACTGTTGAGG CTGCACAGCAGGACACAAAGGCCGATATTCTGTCTGCGTTCAAGAGAGC TGATGCTGGGGAGGATGAAGGAGATCTGGATTTCAGTGCTCTGCTGAAGGCAACAAAGAA GAACAAGAAGCCTCAGAAGGAAGAACCCGAGATAGATGTGTGGGAACTGCTTAAGAGTGCCCACCCAAGCGAGTATGAGAAAATCGCCTTTCAGTATGGCATCACCGACCTGAGGGGCATGCTGAAGCGTCTGAAAAAGATGAAGGTCGTCGAGCCCAAGCACAGCGAGG CTTTCCTGAAGAGGCTGGAATCCTGCTACTCAGTGGACAAGGGCAAAAAAATTGTCCTGAAGTGTGAAGTAGTCGATCCTAACATCCAGGTTAAATGGCTGAAGAATGGACAGGAGATCAAACCCTCTGCTAA GTACGTCATGGAGGCAAATGGAAATGTCAGAACACTCACCATCAACAGGACCAGCCTGGCTGATGACGCTGCCTATGAGTGTGTGGTTGAAGATGACAAGTGTTTCACTGAGGTCTTTGTCAAAG AGCCCCCTGTGACCATCACCAAGCTAATGGATGACTACCACGTGGTGGTTGGAGAGAGAGTGGAGTTTGAGGTGGAGGTGTCTGAGGAGGGTGCCCATGTCATGTG GTTCTTTGAGGATGAAGAGCTTCAGAAAGATAAAGACTCAAAGTACCGCTTCAAGAAAGATGggaagaaacacacactgatCATCCAGGAAGCCACACTGAATGACATTGGAATGTACCATGCTTGGACAAATGGAGGGCACACCAAAGGAGAGCTGGAAGTAGAGG AGAAACAGCTGGAGGTGCTACAGGACATTGCTGATCTGACAGTCAAGGCAACAGAACAAGCGATGTTCAAATGCGAGGTGTCTGATGACAAGGTCACAGGAAAGTGGTTAAAAGATGGAGTGGAGGTCCTGCCCAGCAATCGCATCAAAATGACTCACATTGGAAG ATTCCATCGGCTGATTATTGATGATGTGACGCCAGAGGATGCTGGAGACTACACCTTTATTCCTGATGGATATGCTCTGTCACTTTCTGCCAAACTCAACTTCCTTG AAATAAAGATAGACTATGTGCCTAGACAAG ATCCCCCAAAAATCCATCTGGACACCACTGGAAACATGGTGTCACAGAACACCATCATTGTGGTGGCAGGCAACAAACTCCGTCTGGATGTGGAGATCACAGGAGAGCCGGCGCCCACTGTTGTCTGGTCCAAAGGGGATAAA CCTATTACCAACAACGAAGGTCGTGTAAGAGTGGAGACAAAGAAAGACCTGAGCTGCTTCATCATCGAAGGTGCAGAAAGGGAAGACGAGGGCAATTACACCATTATTGTCACCAACCCTGCTGGGGAGGACAAGGCTGTGCTCTTTGTGAAGATCGTGG ATGTGCCTGATCCGCCCGAGCACGTCAAATGCACATCTGTGGGAGAGGACACTGCCACCATTGTGTGGGATGCTCCCAAGTTTGATGGCGGGGCACCACTCAAAG GCTATCTcatggagagaaagaagaaaggcTCCTCCAGATGGACTAAGCTCAACTTTGATGTTTTTGAATCAACGACGTATGAGGCCAAGAGGATGATTGAAGGAGTCCTGTATGAGATGAGGGTGTTTGCTGTCAACAGCATTGGCATGTCTCCGCCCAGTCTCACCTCCAAACCCTTCATGCCTATTG CCCCGACGAGTGAACCAATGCGCCTGACAGTGCATGATGTGACAGACAGCACATGCACCCTGAAGTGGCTGACTCCAGAGAAGATCGGAGCTGGAGGCCTGGATGGTTACGTCATTGAATACTGCAAGGAAGGAG ACACTGAGTGGGTGGTGGCAAACAATGAGCTTTGCGAGAGGCAGGGATATGTGGTGCGTGGCCTGCCCGTGGGAGAGAAGGTCAACTTCAGGGTAGTGGCAGTAAACATTGCTGGACGCAGCCCTCCTGCCGTGATGTCACAGCCTGTCACCATCCGTGAGATCATGG AACACCCAAAGATCCGCCTCCCACGTGAGCTCCGGACAAAGTACATCAAGAGAGTAGGAGAGAAGATCAACCTGACCATCCCCTTCCAG GGTAAGCCACGCCCTGTTGCAACCTGGTACAAGGATGGTCAACCCATTGACCCCAAGACGATCAACGTGCGCAACTCCAACGTGGACAGCATCCTCTTCATCCGCTCAGCAGAGAGAGAGCACTCCGGCAAGTATGAGCTGGTGCTACAGATCGAGAACATGGAGGACAGAGCCACCATTGAAATCAGGGTTATCG AAAAACCGGGACCTCCTCGAAAAGTGAGGGTGACAGACGTGTGGGGCTTCAACGCAGCACTGGAGTGGGAACCCCCCACCGATGATGGCAACTCTGAGATTACAGGATACACCATTCAGAAAGCAGACATGAAGACTAAG GAGTGGTTCACTGTTTACGAGCACAACAGACGACCAAACTGCACAGCATCTGATCTGATCATCGGCAACGAGTATGTGTTCCGGGTTTACAGTGAAAACCTGTGTGGCCTGAGCGACGATGCAACTCAAAGCAAGAACACAGCTGTTATTGCCAAAATAG ACAAGGTGGGGAAGCAAATTCCTTACAAGGAGATGGACATGGCCTGTATGCCTAAGTTTACTCAACCCCTGGTGGACAGAACGGTGGTAGCGGGTTACAGCACTGCCATCAGCTGTGCCGTCAAAGGCTTTCCCAGG CCCAAGATTGTctggatgaaaaacaaaatgatcATTGGAGAGGATCCAAAGTACTTGATGCAGAACAACCAGGGCGTGCTGACCCTAAACATTCGCAAGCCAAGCCCCTTTGACGGAGGGAAATACTCCTGCATGGCTGTCAACGACCTGGGCAAAGATGTGGTCGAGTGCAAGCTGGATGTCCGAG TTGCAATTGCAGAAGGAGACAAGAAGTAA